Below is a genomic region from Henckelia pumila isolate YLH828 chromosome 3, ASM3356847v2, whole genome shotgun sequence.
TAAATGATTTTACATCATCAATTATTCAATCTTGATATCCGTCAACAAATATacagttttgttttttttttcctatttcatcctcatgaaaaaaatatgtaaGCTTCGTAGCAATGCTAGATATACTTCATCAGGActttgttataattttttttcaaaattttcatcatCACTCACTCTTCatcaatttaataattttttttgctttAATCAAAATTCAATGATGAGAAACCTATCTTTTCCATATGACAACATTTTTGTCGCAAACATGGTAATCATATAGTCATTCCCATGTCCAACATATTGGTTTTATACCAAACATTTAATATAGTTGAAATTCTATTCCATCAATAATCGATCATGAATACCAACAAGCACATGCTTTGATATTGTAACAAATAGTTTGTCAgttggttttaaaaatatttcagaTCAACAAACCAGACAAAAAATGATGAATAATTTTATCTGTGAAGTCATATGGCATttgattaatttaaattatattgcTATGCAAAGATTCAATTCTTAATCCAAAATATTGTAGTTTTCATGATTATTTAGTTTTTATCTGAGTTTGATCCATCACCAATAAGATACTGGTCCTATGGCATCGAAAAATTTGAGAACAATTCTATCAAACATAAGAAAGAGCTTCACACATATTCAAACGATACAGAACTAAAGGGATGAGCAGGATATAGCAGCACACTTAAAGTTCTTAATTACGCTGAAACTagcaaataaaaattaaatgtaaTGAAACACAAATATTCACTACAAATTCTTACTAGTAGGTGAGACAAGAATTACACCATCAGAACCAGCATCATAGCCATCTCCAAGGTCATTTTTACTGGTTTCACatatgaaaaaagaaaaaggaaaaaaaagctAGTAAGAAATGTTGTACAATCATGAAACTAATCTTAAAAATATAAACACATTTCAATTAAAAGAGAATTTTCATGGAACCAAGATACACCCTAAAGttataaaataaaagagagagACCAATATATTTGTAAAAAGAAACATTTATTGAACATTTAGTCTTCAgtcattaataaaaaaaatggtaGATCATGAAAATAGGATCGGTAGCACAATGAACACCCCAAAAATAGAGACTAAATAAAGGTGTTTCGATCAATCTGACAACACGGTTCTCATTAATAATATCTGGAAGCAAATAAAGTAAAACTTTATGATTATCAGGCCCAATTAATTACATAGCACCTTCATGAATAGATATAAATACCCTAACAACTAAGATAATCTTAAAGGTAGAAGTTAGAACATACAAATACTCAAATCAATGGCAAAGGAATACAGGAACATGTTAAAACGTAATTTCTAGATAAACTTGTACCATGTGTTAGAGGGCTGATCTTCGCCACTTTCACCGAGTTTTTGGAAATAATCGTCCACATGGTCAATCCGAATTGACATTTCATCATCATTCTAAAAGATAAGACAAAAATCAAACTTcatgcttcttcttcttcttcttttttttttttttttgataagaaacgataatatattatatatgtgagAAATAATTACAAAAGGCGGACAAGAGATTCGCAAACGATAAAAGAAACGtccgataaaaaaaaaagaaaccttCAAGCTTCGTAGTCAATAACAAGTAATAATAAGGATAAAAGGCACAAATTTTTATGGCAAATTTATTCCTCTTTCGCCTATTTAAAATATACTCCAAATTTTACACTTCAAGGATGTTGACATTTATGTCACGCTCCATTTTAGGTTTCACTCCAGCTCAGAGCCTCAGACCATTGCAGCAGAACGCAACAGCCAGAAAATCGAGAAAAGATTTCAAGCATTCACTTAAATCCACCCTGACATAAGCATAGAACTCCATTTGGCAGGCTACATTTAGAACTTGCTAACCAGCATGCACCATATCTCTACTTTGTCTTCATAAAACCTCTCCCCCATTTCATATCTTATGGCTATGGACTTTGAGAGTTGAAAAtttaacaaaaaacaaaaaaatacacGCTACTATCATACAGTTAAAATGACCCAACAACCCGTAGTTAAAAAGCTAAAATCAACTAACTTGTACATCCAAACTTCTTCATGACAGATTgagaattttattttgtttaagttGATTTGAATCGGCGTGCCAAGCCTTTGTGCCTTTGCCGACGATGGAATTTTTAATACTGTTGACAAAAAGATTTGGTTTGACACGGATGCATCCAGACAGCACACCACACAAACCATCGAACATTCATATATACCAATAACAAAGATTACAAAAACTCTAATAAAATATGCACCAAAGTAACTAATACATCATGGCGAGGATGGTACCTTGATCTCACAAAGGTATACCTTCTCCTTCACTGCACAAACAACAGCCCGAAAAATATGGTGCTGATCGCTTACATCATCCTGTGCCCACAAAGTCATGTTGTAATATGTACCTATTCTGTTGAGCTTCACAACCTTCACGAGATGGAATTTCTTttgctgaaaaaaaaaaaaattgcacaaTAAGATTTTTATGTGCATTAAATAATCAGGGCTGCCAGTAGATCAAATAATTTGTCTAACTTTTTTCTTTTCGTAGAAGTCCAAGGCTAGATTGGAGTACTCGTcgactttaaatattttggtgTTGATGTTCACATGTGTTCTACCAGCACCGACATCAATTTCGTGTGGGTCATACCCAAGATAATCATCACACCCCTGCCAGTGTCCGAGGAAATGGTGTCAGATATGAATAATACAGGACATACTGCAATTCCCAATCAATGAGTCCAATATTTTTAGATCCAATTCACGAGTCTATAAATTGCgggtcaaaaaaaataatacaaagcTAGCAGCTAAGGATGAAACAACATACATTACGAAGCAGTGACAGATTATAGGCCATCAGATGAAAGCCCTGCACAAATTAAATTCGCAattcaatttattttatcaCCTGCACAAATAGCAGAACTTTTTCCACAGAACAATGCCTAATTCATTTTAGCTTACAACAGAAACATACTACATATATACAAATAAATGTACATtgctcaaaaaataataataaatctatACGTAAAGTGAGCAAGTGTGGGAACATAGAAGAAGATAATGATTCTGCCCACATTTTTTACAGAATACCAATTCTTCCTTGCACTAATCCAGAAAATTGTAAAACCTCCCTGTAGAGAATGAGAGCCCAAAACAACAGCTAAACAAAAAACTGAGACCAGAACCCTAACCACCCGCGCCCTGATCCTTCCGGCAACCATCGACGCCGCTCTCATCCAATATGGAACTTGTAAAGTAAGCATCATCTAAAAATTGATTACCTTGAATAAAATCGTGATCGCTCTTTCGGATGCTTTTCTTCTCCTCTCCTCTCCTCTCCGCGTCGCTTTATAAATCCTTCGCTCTTTGGTTCGTCTCCTTTTGGATGAAAGACAATTTATACGAGAAGGCCTATCGGATGAAATCTATGTTATTGTTAATTGTACGTGATTAATAATTAGAATTCGTTTATATATGTGTTTGACTAATTATTTAATCTAATATAATcaatatattcaaattttaaatattatattattattataaaaatatttatatcatttGGTACAAAACTAAGCTCAGCTGCAGAAATATTATATTCGATATATTTCGTcatcaatttgttttttttttcaattatattCGATATcttcaaatattatttaaaaaaattaaaatcatatattattttatcaattaaaattttaaaaaataaattaatatttttttaaaatataaattatagtatttactataaaaaaaaatttaattataattttaaacatgttaaaaatatttgcattaAATTAAGACGACGACGACgacaataacaataataatctCTTTACGAACAATCAATATATCGTAAATTCACGATGAAGCTCTACACTAACAAATTGAAAAACATAATATCATATACAAATGCATGTTAAAAGATATTTAATAATTTGGAGAATAATGAgaacaaaaaatataaatgtaacataaaaaaaagcataaccaaaattaaataaaatgatataatACAACTTAAATGTAGTGTATGTCTTTCGAAGACAtcataatcaaatttgaattttaagaaagaaattaaaaaatttcacgTTTTCTGTTACTTGtttatttgttatttattttaaatatataggaataatataaaatttaaagatgcctgaaataaataaaataatataatcaaccatttaaatttaatttatgttttCAAATAACGTTGTAtcaaaatttgatttaatttttttttaaaaaaaacttcttattttttttaattatgtatttatttgttatttgttttaaatatatagaaataatataaaatttaaagatatctgaaataaataaaataatataatcaatCATTTAAATGTAATTTATGTTTTCAAATAACTTGGTAtcgaaatttgatttaatttttatacgaGAAGGCCTATCGGATGAAATCTATGTTATTGTTATTGTACgtgattaataattattataatgaatatattcaaaatttaaatattatattattaattctaaaaaagatatattatattaaaaatatttatatcatttGATATAAAGTTAAGCTTTGCTGCAGAAATATTATATTCGATATCTTTTGTcatcaatttgttttttttcaattatattCGATATCTTCAAATATTGTACCCTAAAGTTCAGATTTGGCATACCTCGGACAGCATCATATTTacacaaattcttcaatgtcTTGAAGTTTGCATGTCCCAACTTTTGATGTCATAAATCATGATCATTCTCTTTCCTGTGTTTGCAGACAATATCTTTTTCAAGTTGATATAAGTTATCCACATATCTTTTACGTGAAATAAcacatgaattatttttatcaaatactTCACAAAGattcttatcaaatttaacatagagattatcatcacaaagttggctaatgctaataagattagcgtttaatccttcaacatgtagaacATTGTGAAGATTGGGCAGTCCTTCGACATTCAAATTGTTTTTTCCAACAATCTTTCTATTTGTTCCTCCTCCATATGTCATTTTTCATTTATCCTGTTCAACATAGTCTAAGAGATACTTCTTCAACCCTGTCATGTGGCGTGAACTGCCACTGTCGAAGTACCAATGACCTGCAACATTAATattcaaggaagtataaacaacattacagttggatttagcttttggtacccaaaactttttctcaattttttttctccTGACAGTGTTCtggttcagtgttggcaacactaaTGGCAACACTTGCCTGGTATTCCAGTACATATAGTCATACCTGAGCTTAAAACAATAAGGCTTGATGTGACCTTGCTTgtgacagtaatgacaaacaaaaCTACGCTTCTTTTCTTTGGTTCTCTGAACATGAGATTGTGCTTTTGATGGAATTGGTTTTTTCTTAGGAGTTGCACTTGGAACACTAGCAGAGTTACTGTTCTCCTTGACAAAAACAGCTTTTGACGACTCCCCTACTTCAAACTTCTTGTTCTCAAAGCCTAGACCAGCTCTGTCCCTCATCCCTCTAAGATAATCACCAAACTTTCTGGTAAGCAAGACTATGGATTCATCCCCTAAATCAAAATCATTGACATCCTGCGTCAATTCAACAAGTTCATCCTGTCAAAACACAAAAACCAGAATCACACTTAGTATCGTCAAGTGAAtgtctctgatgccacttgtaaagGTTTTGACAGTTTCGATTACCAGAAATACCAGAAATAAACTTCAGAGTAAGTGTTATCTCTCAGTGCTATCAACACTTCAAGACATATGTTACGcgttaaacgcatacaaatctcgtgttatgagattaatgtttttaatgcattaacaagtctcataatattatgttttgatgattacaaaactcggttaattgttactaaccatataaagtgagattttacagattagatttattgatgattaaattcttggaagctattttgaagctatacatgtatttataaagtcttgtattgctcattgaatggatggaacattgattaagagatatgaagaaaaagacaagaagaagccaaagtatggagcaacaacttccgaaaattactagGCATTTTTTAGGCAtttaaatccaatcttcaccggtCATAATATTTATGAGGAAGTTTTACATGTAATATCCAAATtttagagcaatccaacggctagatatggagttatgattttttcacaaaagttgtgcagtacctatttctgcagaacttaaagcgaaggatgaagaatcaaattatgaaaattactggacgtgcttgagacatccaaatcaaatctccaccgatcaacatcaagatcaggatgttttcaaacttatatcaaaatttcatatcaatccaacggctagatatggagttatgatttttccacaaaggttgcacagtacctatttctgcagaacatgaagcaaatgatgaagaatcaaattcaaaaagtaACTGGGAAtgattgagacatccaaatcaaatcttcaccaatCCAATTCagatttaggatgttttacaacctctgtccaaatttcagatcaatccaattAGGCTCGCAGAAACAGAACCCACAAACACATGTTGCAAGTTCAcattaataaagatgtttagattttatactcaaaattatattttttgtactcgatcttgaacaattagtgctcaaatatcttgtatttctaccatattttcaatgtttcgTACTTAATTTTATCCGAAAAAAATAATGTAGGCCCAAGGagtgcaaacaaattttttttgacaaagTACTAATTCTTAATTTGCTTTTGAATTTAAGGACAGTACATCAATTCACTCATGATTCATGAACTTATAAAGTCAGGTTGCTTTAATAAAGCTATTGGATTGGCCAAAAAAGCTGCTGCTGAGAATTTTTCTTGCTTACCTTAGTCAGGAAAAAAACATTAATAACAATTTAGTGTTATTGTACTTTACATTCTAGATTTCAACATGATTTTTAGTATACATCACTATGCAAAGTGCAAACAAAACTCCGAACAATTGTCACCATGGCATCATACAATCTCTATTAATTGAATTATATTAAATGATCCATAAATATTCGATTTTCAATCCTAACTATTTCAGTTTCAGGTTTGATATGGTTaggttttaaatttaatttcagaTGTAAAATTAAAGTTGACATcaatttgaatttcaaattagtctgactaataaaaattaaaaagtaaATGTGTTGTAACCGAACTGTGAATGAATCAAAAAGTtagagaaatattatttagtaagAAAAAAAGTAGAGATACAAATGTGCAGTGAATTATAAAGCTAGTTTAGGTACTATCTATTCCCCACCCCCATTGTATCCCGACAAAATGCATTTCCTCAAAATATATGCAAGGAAATTGTGAAAATAATATTCTGTGCGGAGCTTTAAAATTGTGGTTGAGAAGCAATACTTCAAAAATAACCTATAGTTTTTGGGTTTTGATCTATCATTAATATGATACAAGTTGGTGGCATTCAAAATATTTGAGAACAATTCGTCAAATAACAAGAAAGGATTTCACCCactcaaaaaaaacaaaacaaaaaaggcTTTCACaaacataacataaattttACAATTAGGTTAAATCCAATATAATAGCATCTAAATACAATGCTTAATAACCACTCTCACCAATTTCATACTAGCACCTGCAACCCTATTTTGGACAACAGTAGAATTTAATATTTCAAACTCTCCTCAGCAGCACCAGAACCAACAGCAAGGCCACAATTCATATCAACAGAACCAACTGCGAAGCCAACTCAAAGATGATTTTTCCCATCACTTTCGGGTCAGGGGCTGggggaaagaaagaaagaaaggatTAAGAAAATACCACACAAGCAGTGCTGGAACATAAAAATGACTTGATCAATGACAACAATATAGGTGGATGGTACATTAATCACACACAAAGCAATACCTCATCTTCATCCCATCCTCATCCTCATCCTCATCATACTCATCCTCATCCTCACCCTTAACGCAAACAACGGCTCGAAACAGACGACACTCATCACTTCTACAGTCCCGTGCCCAGAATGTCATGCAGTAAGATGGAGGGAAAATAGCGTAGAGCTTCTCAACCTTTATGAGATTGAAATTCTTCTGCTGTTATTTGCCCAAAAATATGCAGAACAAAGTTAGAAAATATCCTACAATATCGGGGCTGCAAAATAGCTAAATAATACGTCTAACTTCTTTCTGATTGTAGATTTTTATGGCCAATTCCGCGTATTTTTTGACCCAGCCACAGCAGTTGGCATTCACCGCTGTCATCATTCCACAGTTCTTATACAAACAAGGGTCCAAATAGTCATCACATATCTGtcaacaaatttaaataaagttGAGTTTTTCACATTCAGCAATACAGATTGTTCCGCCAAGTAACAGATCCAATATGTTGGATCCAATTCACGAGTCAAAATTATGGGTCAAAAGAACAATATGATGGTAAGAAACTTGCAATAAGATACAAAGAATATTACCGCTGGagtaaaaggaagaaatttgcGTACCTTAAGATATGACAATTTATCTCCCATCACATGAAACACTGCAAAATTAGCACAGCAATGAATCTGAATCTAATTTCTTTTGTCAGTACTCGAGTTATATTCACAAATAATCAGATATTTTTTTCGCTGACAAAacaataattaatttgtttgcTTACAACTAAAATACAACAAGTATGCACAGATCTATACATATAAGGGGCATAATGTGTGCATATAATTTCAGTGAATAACAATAGAGTAATACCTCTGTGTCAATGATTTCAACAAAATATGATGCTAAGAAAGAAAcgcacatgcatatatatacatgtgAATGCAGTGTGAGTGTGAGTGCGCGCATGTGTAACAACACGACTATTAGAATAATACATAAGGGATTTAGAGTTAGGATTTTTTGTTTACGACAGGAGAATATGGAAGCGAATGCTTTAGATGCCATGTTGAGCATTAAAGATTGATGCATTTTCttcaaacaaattaaataattaccaTACATATTTGATGGTTTAATGCTCATATTACTCTAAACAAAGTGATCTTTGCATGAGGATTGAGCATCCAACAAATCAATCATACTTCCAAAAGTATTACTATCAGATTTAAtttcaagaagaaattcttgcaCGTCATAATCTTATAGAAGAAAAGGGAAAAAAACCTCAGTGGTATTGACAAAATGATAGCACTCCAGTCTTTATTTGAAGTTAATTATCATATTACAACctcaattaaaaatcaaaagCTGTATGATATTTCTCATTTTCTTTCCTTCGATGTTACGTTTGTGTCTTTGTTTCCCAGTGTGATGCATGTTTTTTTTAGAACACATGTAAAGGGCTTTTAAGAAATGAAGAGTGGCAGGGACATGTTTTTTTGAAAGTTTTATGCTGATGTTGTGTATGTACTAATTTGACTGATTTTGTGCACAAAGATCAAATCAAATACAAATTACAAATATGTGACTGGaatagaaattttattttgcGAATAGAACATTCATCATGCAAAAGTGGTATGTCCTCATAAATGATTTTACATCATCAATTATTCAATCTTGATATCCGTCAACAAATATacagttttgttttttttttcctatttcatcctcatgaaaaaaatatgtaaGCTTCGTAGCAATGCTAGATATACTTCATCAGGActttgttataattttttttcaaaattttcatcatCACTCACTCTTCatcaatttaataattttttttgctttAATCAAAATTCAATGATGAGAAACCTATCTTTTCCATATGACAACATTTTTGTCGCAAACATGGTAATCATATAGTCATTCCCATGTCCAACATATTGGTTTTATACCAAACATTTAATATAGTTGAAATTCTATTCCATCAATAATCGATCATGAATACCAACAAGCACATGCTTTGATATTGTAACAAATAGTTTGTCAgttggttttaaaaatatttcagaTCAACAAACCAGACAAAAAATGATGAATAATTTTATCTGTGAAGTCATATGGCATttgattaatttaaattatattgcTATGCAAAGATTCAATTCTTAATCCAAAATATTGTAGTTTTCATGATTATTTAGTTTTTATCTGAGTTTGATCCATCACCAATAAGATACTGGTCCTATGGCATCGAAAAATTTGAGAACAATTCTATCAAACATAAGAAAGAGCTTCACACATATTCAAACGATACAGAACTAAAGGGATGAGCAGGATATAGCAGCACACTTAAAGTTCTTAATTACGCTGAAACTagcaaataaaaattaaatgtaaTGAAACACAAATATTCACTACAAATTCTTACTAGTAGGTGAGACAAGAATTACACCATCAGAACCAGCATCATAGCCATCTCCAAGGTCATTTTTACTGGTTTCACatatgaaaaaagaaaaaggaaaaaaaagctAGTAAGAAATGTTGTACAATCATGAAACTAATCTTAAAAATATAAACACATTTCAATTAAAAGAGAATTTTCATGGAACCAAGATACACCCTAAAGttataaaataaaagagagagACCAATATATTTGTAAAAAGAAACATTTATTGAACATTTAGTCTTCAgtcattaataaaaaaaatggtaGATCATGAAAATAGGATCGGTAGCACAATGAACACCCCAAAAATAGAGACTAAATAAAGGTGTTTCGATCAATCTGACAACACGGTTCTCATTAATAATATCTGGAAGCAAATAAAGTAAAACTTTATGATTATCAGGCCCAATTAATTACATAGCACCTTCATGAATAGATATAAATACCCTAACAACTAAGATAATCTTAAAGGTAGAAGTTAGAACATACAAATACTCAAATCAATGGCAAAGGAATACAGGAACATGTTAAAACGTAATTTCTAGATAAACTTGTACCATGTGTTAGAGGGCTGATCTTCGCCACTTTCACCGAGTTTTTGGAAATAATCGTCCACATGGTCAATCCGAATTGACATTTCATCATCATTCTAAAAGATAAGACAAAAATCAAACTTcatgcttcttcttcttcttctttttttttttttttgataagaaacgataatatattatatatgtgagAAATAATTACAAAAGGCGGACAAGAGATTCGCAAACGATAAAAGAAACGtccgataaaaaaaaaagaaaccttCAAGCTTCGTAGTCAATAACAAGTAATAATAAGGATAAAAGGCACAAATTTTTATGGCAAATTTATTCCTCTTTCGCCTATTTAAAATATACTCCAAATTTTACACTTCAAGGATGTTGACATTTATGTCACGCTCCATTTTAGGTTTCACTCCAGCTCAGAGCCTCAGACCATTGCAGCAGAACGCAACAGCCAGAAAATCGAGAAAAGATTTCAAGCATTCACTTAAATCCACCCTGACATAAGCATAGAACTCCATTTGGCAGGCTACATTTAGAACTTGCTAACCAGCATGCACCATATCTCTACTTTGTCTTCATAAAACCTCTCCCCCATTTCATATCTTATGGCTATGGACTTTGAGAGTTGAAAAtttaacaaaaaacaaaaaaatacacGCTACTATCATACAGTTAAAATGACCCAACAACCCGTAGTTAAAAAGCTAAAATCAACTAACTTGTACATCCAAACTTCTTCATGACAGATTgagaattttattttgtttaagttGATTTGAATCGGCGTGCCAAGCCTTTGTGCCTTTGCCGACGATGGAATTTTTAATACTGTTGACAAAAAGATTTGGTTTGACACGGATGCATCCAGACAGCACACCACACAAACCATCGAACATTCATATATACCAATAACAAAGATTACAAAAACTCTAATAAAATATGCACCAAAGTAACTAATACATCATGGCGAGGATGGTACCTTGATCTCACAAAGGTATACCTTCTCCTTCACTGCACAAACAACAGCCCGAAAAATATGGTGCTGATCGCTTACATCATCCTGTGCCCACAAAGTCATGTTGTAATATGTACCTATTCTGTTGAGCTTCACAACCTTCACGAGATGGAATTTCTTttgctgaaaaaaaaaaaaattgcacaaTAAGATTTTTATGTGCATTAAATAATCAGGGCTGCCAGTAGATCAAATAATTTGTCTAACTTTTTTCTTTTCGTAGAAGTCCAAGGCTAGATTGGAGTACTCGTcgactttaaatattttggtgTTGATGTTCACATGTGTTCTACCAGCACCGACATCAATTTCGTGTGGGTCATACCCAAGATAATCATCACACCCCTGCCAGTGTCCGAGGAAATGGTGTCAGATATGAATAATACAGGACATACTGCAATTCCCAATCAATGAGTCCAA
It encodes:
- the LOC140887940 gene encoding uncharacterized protein; this translates as MAYNLSLLRNGCDDYLGYDPHEIDVGAGRTHVNINTKIFKVDEYSNLALDFYEKKKQKKFHLVKVVKLNRIGTYYNMTLWAQDDVSDQHHIFRAVVCAVKEKVYLCEIKNDDEMSIRIDHVDDYFQKLGESGEDQPSNTCKNDLGDGYDAGSDGVILVSPTMFHVMGDKLSYLKICDDYLDPCLYKNCGMMTAVNANCCGWVKKYAELAIKIYNQKEQKNFNLIKVEKLYAIFPPSYCMTFWARDCRSDECRLFRAVVCVKGEDEDEYDEDEDEDGMKMSP
- the LOC140888903 gene encoding uncharacterized protein, whose translation is MAYNLSLLRNGCDDYLGYDPHEIDVGAGRTHVNINTKIFKVDEYSNLALDFYEKKKQKKFHLVKVVKLNRIGTYYNMTLWAQDDVSDQHHIFRAVVCAVKEKVYLCEIKNDDEMSIRIDHVDDYFQKLGESGEDQPSNTCKNDLGDGYDAGSDGVILVSPTMFHVMGDKLSYLKICDDYLDPCLYKNCGMMTAVNANCCGWVKKYAELAIKIYNQKEQKNFNLIKVEKLYAIFPPSYCMTFWARDCRSDECRLFRAVVCVKGEDEDEYDEDEDEDGMKMSP